From Pseudorasbora parva isolate DD20220531a chromosome 25, ASM2467924v1, whole genome shotgun sequence, one genomic window encodes:
- the LOC137064891 gene encoding histone H4, whose protein sequence is MSGRGKGGKGLGKGGAKRHRKVLRDNIQGITKPAIRRLARRGGVKRISGLIYEETRGVLKVFLENVIRDAVTYTEHAKRKTVTAMDVVYALKRQGRTLYGFGG, encoded by the coding sequence ATGTCTGGAAGAGGCAAAGGCGGTAAGGGACTCGGTAAAGGAGGCGCCAAGCGTCACCGTAAAGTTTTGCGCGATAACATCCAGGGAATCACCAAACCCGCCATCCGTCGTCTGGCTCGCCGCGGCGGCGTCAAGCGCATCTCCGGTCTGATCTACGAGGAGACCCGCGGAGTGTTGAAGGTGTTTCTGGAGAACGTTATCCGCGATGCCGTGACCTACACCGAGCACGCCAAGAGAAAGACCGTCACCGCCATGGATGTTGTGTACGCGCTGAAGCGACAGGGACGCACCCTGTACGGTTTCGGAGGTTAA
- the LOC137064893 gene encoding histone H2B-like, with translation MPEPAKSAPKKGSKKAVTKTAGKGGKKRRKSRKESYAIYVYKVLKQVHPDTGISSKAMGIMNSFVNDIFERIGGEASRLAHYNKRSTITSREIQTAVRLLLPGELAKHAVSEGTKAVTKYTSSK, from the coding sequence ATGCCTGAACCAGCAAAGTCTGCGCCTAAGAAAGGCTCCAAGAAGGCCGTCACCAAGACCGCCGGTAAGGGAGGAAAGAAGCGCAGAAAGTCCAGGAAGGAGAGCTACGCCATCTATGTGTACAAAGTGCTGAAGCAGGTTCATCCTGACACCGGCATCTCCTCCAAGGCGATGGGCATCATGAACTCTTTCGTCAACGACATCTTCGAGCGCATCGGCGGTGAGGCGTCTCGTCTGGCGCACTACAACAAGCGCTCCACCATCACTTCCAGAGAGATCCAGACCGCCGTGCGTCTGCTGCTGCCCGGAGAGCTGGCCAAACACGCCGTGTCCGAGGGCACAAAGGCCGTCACCAAATACACCAGCTCCAAGTGA
- the LOC137064879 gene encoding histone H1-like, whose protein sequence is MAETAPAPAVAAPAKAPKKKTAAKAKKAGPGVGELIVKAVSASKERSGVSLAALKKALAASGYDVEKNNSRVKIAIKGLVTKGTLVQVKGTGASGSFKLNKQQAETKKKPAKKAAPKAKKPAAKKPAAAKKPKSAAAKKPKAVKKSPKKATKSPKKAKKPAAAKKAAKSPKKAKAAKPKTAKPKAAKPKKAAPKKK, encoded by the coding sequence ATGGCAGAAACCGCCCCAGCCCCGGCTGTTGCCGCCCCGGCCAAAGCGCCCAAGAAGAAGACCGCTGCGAAAGCCAAGAAAGCAGGTCCCGGCGTCGGCGAGCTCATCGTCAAAGCTGTGTCCGCCTCCAAGGAGAGGAGCGGCGTGTCCCTCGCCGCCTTGAAGAAAGCTCTCGCCGCCAGCGGCTACGACGTGGAGAAGAACAACTCCCGCGTCAAGATCGCCATCAAGGGCCTGGTAACTAAAGGCACCCTGGTGCAGGTCAAGGGGACCGGCGCATCGGGTTCATTCAAGCTCAACAAGCAGCAAGCCGAGACCAAGAAGAAGCCAGCCAAGAAAGCGGCTCCTAAAGCGAAGAAGCCCGCGGCCAAGAAACCCGCTGCCGCCAAGAAGCCCAAGAGTGCAGCGGCAAAGAAGCCCAAAGCCGTCAAGAAATCACCCAAGAAGGCGACGAAGAGCCCCAAGAAGGCAAAGAAGCCAGCAGCCGCAAAGAAAGCAGCCAAGAGCCCCAAGAAAGCCAAGGCGGCTAAACCCAAGACGGCGAAGCCTAAAGCCGCCAAGCCTAAAAAGGCAGCTCCCAAAAAGAAGTAG
- the LOC137064884 gene encoding histone H3-like — MARTKQTARKSTGGKAPRKQLATKAARKSAPATGGVKKPHRYRPGTVALREIRRYQKSTELLIRKLPFQRLVREIAQDFKTDLRFQSSAVMALQESSEAYLVGLFEDTNLCAIHAKRVTIMPKDIQLARRIRGERA, encoded by the coding sequence ATGGCAAGAACCAAGCAGACTGCTCGTAAGTCCACCGGTGGCAAAGCCCCGAGGAAGCAGCTCGCCACTAAAGCCGCCCGTAAGAGCGCTCCGGCCACCGGCGGCGTCAAGAAGCCTCATCGCTACAGGCCCGGGACCGTGGCTCTGCGAGAGATCCGCCGTTATCAGAAGTCCACCGAGCTGCTGATCCGCAAACTGCCGTTCCAGCGGCTGGTGAGAGAAATCGCTCAGGACTTCAAGACGGATCTGCGCTTCCAGAGCTCCGCTGTCATGGCCCTGCAGGAGTCCAGCGAGGCTTATTTGGTCGGCCTGTTTGAGGACACCAACCTGTGCGCCATCCACGCTAAGAGGGTCACCATCATGCCCAAAGACATCCAGCTGGCCCGCCGCATCCGCGGAGAGCGCGCCTAA
- the LOC137064892 gene encoding histone H4: MSGRGKGGKGLGKGGAKRHRKVLRDNIQGITKPAIRRLARRGGVKRISGLIYEETRGVLKVFLENVIRDAVTYTEHAKRKTVTAMDVVYALKRQGRTLYGFGG; the protein is encoded by the coding sequence ATGTCTGGAAGAGGCAAAGGTGGTAAGGGACTCGGTAAAGGAGGCGCCAAGCGTCACCGTAAAGTTTTGCGCGATAACATCCAGGGAATCACCAAACCCGCCATCCGTCGTTTGGCTCGCCGCGGCGGCGTCAAGCGCATCTCCGGTCTGATCTACGAGGAGACCCGCGGAGTGTTGAAGGTGTTTCTGGAGAACGTTATCCGCGATGCCGTGACCTACACCGAGCACGCCAAGAGAAAGACCGTCACCGCCATGGATGTTGTGTACGCGCTGAAGCGACAGGGACGCACCCTGTACGGCTTCGGGGGTTAA
- the LOC137064890 gene encoding histone H2B-like: MPEPAKSAPKKGSKKAVTKTAGKGGKKRRKSRKESYAIYVYKVLKQVHPDTGISSKAMGIMNSFVNDIFERIGGEASRLAHYNKRSTITSREIQTAVRLLLPGELAKHAVSEGTKAVTKYTSSK; encoded by the coding sequence ATGCCTGAACCAGCAAAGTCCGCGCCTAAGAAAGGCTCCAAGAAGGCCGTCACCAAGACCGCCGGTAAGGGAGGAAAGAAGCGCAGAAAGTCCAGGAAGGAGAGCTACGCCATCTATGTGTACAAAGTGTTGAAGCAGGTTCATCCTGACACCGGCATCTCCTCCAAGGCGATGGGCATCATGAACTCTTTCGTCAACGACATCTTCGAGCGCATCGGCGGTGAGGCGTCTCGTCTGGCGCACTACAACAAGCGCTCCACCATCACTTCCAGAGAGATCCAGACCGCCGTGCGTCTGCTGCTGCCCGGAGAGCTGGCCAAACACGCCGTGTCCGAGGGCACAAAGGCCGTCACCAAATACACCAGCTCCAAGTAG